A region from the Symphalangus syndactylus isolate Jambi chromosome 2, NHGRI_mSymSyn1-v2.1_pri, whole genome shotgun sequence genome encodes:
- the PPP1R3C gene encoding protein phosphatase 1 regulatory subunit 3C, whose product MSCTRMIQVLDPRPLTSSVMPVDVAMRLCLAHSPPVKSFLGPYDEFQRRHFVNKLKPLKSCLNIKHEAKSQNDWKCSHSQAKKRVVFADSKGLSLTAIHVFSDLPEEPAWDLQFDLLDLNDISSALKHHEEKNLILDFPQPSTDYLSFRSHFQKNFVCLENCSLQERTVTGTVKVKNVSFEKKVQIRITFDSWKNYTDVDCVYMKNVYGGSDSDTFSFAIDLPPVIPTEQKIEFCISYHANGQVFWDNNDGQNYRIVHVQWKPDGVQTQMAPQDCAFHQTSPKTELESTIFGSPRLASGLFPEWQSWGRMENLASYR is encoded by the exons ATGAGCTGCACCAG AATGATCCAGGTTTTAGATCCACGTCCTTTGACAAGTTCGGTCATGCCCGTGGATGTGGCCATGAGGCTTTGCTTGGCTCATTCACCACCTGTGAAGAGTTTCCTGGGCCCTTACGACGAATTTCAACGAAGACATTTTGTGAATAAATTAAAGCCCCTGAAATCATGTCTCAACATAAAACATGAAGCCAAATCACAGAATGACTGGAAGTGCTCACACAGCCAAGCCAAGAAGCGCGTTGTGTTTGCTGACTCCAAGGGCCTCTCTCTCACCGCGATCCATGTCTTCTCCGACCTCCCAGAAGAACCAGCGTGGGATCTCCAGTTTGATCTCTTAGACCTTAATGATATCTCCTCTGCCTTAAAACACCACGAGGAGAAAAACTTGATTTTAGATTTCCCACAGCCTTCAACCGATTACTTAAGTTTCCGGAGCCACTTTCAGAAGAACTTTGTCTGTCTGGAGAACTGCTCGTTGCAGGAGCGAACAGTGACAGGGACTGTTAAAGTCAAAAATGTGAGTTTTGAGAAGAAAGTTCAGATCCGTATCACTTTCGATTCTTGGAAAAACTACACTGACGTAGACTGTGTCTATATGAAAAATGTGTATGGTGGCTCAGATAGTGATACCTTCTCATTTGCCATTGACTTACCCCCTGTCATTCCAACTGAGCAGAAAATTGAGTTCTGCATTTCTTACCATGCTAATGGGCAAGTCTTTTGGGACAACAATGATGGTCAGAATTATAGAATTGTTCATGTTCAATGGAAGCCTGATGGGGTGCAGACACAGATGGCACCCCAGGACTGTGCATTCCACCAGACGTCTCCTAAGACAGAGTTAGAGTCAACAATCTTTGGCAGTCCGAGGCTGGCTAGTGGGCTCTTCccagagtggcagagctgggggagAATGGAGAACTTGGCCTCTTATCGATGA